AATACATAACATTATAGGCGATGAATAAATTGTCATGTCTTTATATGTATAAGAAAGCATGCAACCCCAGAGCACagagcacaaatacacactaaGTATGACTCTAGTCAGGGTGACTAATGGATGATCTTACCCTATTTCAATTACATTGGAATGATGGAGTTGGTGATGCACTGAAAAAAAGAGTCTGAGACTTACAGCCTGAAAGATAGTGGACCAAGATGCGAGATGAGTTACAACCAGACTGagccacagagagaaaaaagggaggaagagttACGGCCTCACAAAGAAGATGCGTAGGGCCAGAGCTCAGCCAACATTTAATATATTCTGctcctataaaaaaaaaaactttcacttGTCATTATTGAGTCCAGGGATCCctccaaagaaaaacagagagctGTAAAGATGTATAGCAGTGGCAGTGCAAAGGTGAGTGATGCCTCTGATGGCAGTGATGGCCCTCCCATCGGCTGGGGATCAGATCGGCTGTCTAGCTGTTGACAGCTGACACTGCCCCCCCacccattaaaaaataaagatgtttcaCTGCTCAGCCTGGAGCACACActctacacatgcacacactcacaagcaCATTGTAACGAAGTCGAGCAACATCCATGCAGACATGGATGACATCCACGTGCTGCACTCACATGACTGTACAACACAAAAACTCTAAATATCATGTATCCATCACACATGCACTCTcgcacaaacgcacacacatgccTCTGGAAGCTGACACTGTTCAGAGTGGTGAAGGAGGAAAGTTACATTAATGATTCTGATCGCCAGGCTTTACCGAAGCAGTTATCTACGAACACTATCCTGCAGGGCCATTAAGACAGCAAACCCATGACAGATGTAGCAGACAGGCTGACACAAACTGATCAAACAGACTTTTCTCCTACAGGCTACTCTGTACTCGGTCAAGCTTTCCTTCAATAATGATACATCAGACTGAAGATAGATAACCATGTCTGACCACAACAGCTCTGAAATTAACAAGCGAGCAGAAGGATGTCAGCGCTGTCATTTTTTACTGTCAACTTGTTATCCATTCATAGTAAGATGATATAGCTGTCACGACTTTTCAGTTGCCTTGATTATCTTCAGGGATGGCAATCTTGGTCTGTGTGCGTGAGATTGTCAGTCGATAGTCAGTGgccagactaaaatatctcaacgactattggatggattaacATGAAATTTTACTCAGACATCAGTGGTCACTGGAGGATGAACCCTATTGATCTTAGTGATCCaatgacttttcatctagtgccacctgctggttcacatttgtgtttttgagtgaaatgttttgACAACTATTAAATAAAATGCCATGAACATTTGTGACACATTCATGTAGCCCTCAGGACGAATCATAGCTTTGGTGAACCTTTTACTTCCCATATAGTGCTGTTAACGGGCCAAAAACTACAAACAGGCTAATAAGGTAAAGATTATACTGTACCTgcaaaacatcaacatgtttacattttcactgTAAGCATTTTAATATCTAACatctaaatgttttttactcTACAAATGGTATGATATTAATATTCACTCTTGTCTTGTCATGTATCCCCTCACTACAGGTTTCTTGTCTATGAATTGTGAGAACTTCAGTTGAATGATTATTTTCCATTCTCAAGTTGTTTCAAACTCTTCAGAGACCTACATAGGTGAAACTATACTGTATTTAGTGTAAGTAGACTAAATATTCTATGATAAAAACATCTAAACATAATATTATTTTCCTGGTAATCATCTAACAATCCCATAAATTCATCCTGTGACCAACAGGTTTGAAATCACTGTTTTAAAGCTGAATCTCATAACATCTGGGAAGACAGCATTAAGGTGGTTCATTAGGTATAATGACTGCAGTGTGACCCTTGAAGAAAACTGGCTTGAAAGCATCATCATCTGATCAATAATTATGCTCACAAGAATATTTTAACCTCTTCACCAGCCAATTACAACatcattatattcatttatagtCATTGGCATGAAAATAGGGTTGGAATAGCATATAACTTCACACTTGGTAATACTtcttaatttcatttttcacGCTAATCCACATGTCAACTGCTTTTGTTTCATTGAATGGGACAGTAATGAGACACAAGAGGTGGCAATCAACATCCTTTCAGGCGCTTTCCAGGTCCActgttcaaacaaaaaaagtgacacaCATAGATGTGGACAGCTGACTTCACTGCCTTCCCAAATTAAAATGTGCCTATGCCAAAAAATTAATAACTGAGGACGCACAATCCAATTTGAATGCATTATGTTATCAACAAGCCGCCGGGGGACGAAATGAGGAGAAATTAGCCACTGGACCACATGAGATAAGGCCTGTTAAATCTGTGCTGCTTTCAGACAAGATTATGATTGATTTGTGTTTTactcgcacgcacacacacacacacacacacacacacacacacacacacacacacacacacacacacacacacacacacacacacacacacacacacacacacacacacacacacacacgaagagAGCGACAGAGGGTTCCTTTGGCCGGTCAGACGGTCTGTACTCTGGACGTCTGGTTCCCTCGAGAGGGCAACACCTGGTGACGTAACCATTGCAAATTACACCGTCGCAAACTGAcacgcaacacacacactacttatgtggatgtgtgtggCCCTGCAGTGTGAGCGCGGATGGAGAGACGGAGAGGGAGGGAGCGCAGAACGAGAGCGCATCAGGACCGCGCAGCAGAGAGCGACAGTCACACAAGGAGCCGTCTGAGCAGACTGGAAAGACGCACTTTCCATCGCGCTCTTGCGCCCTAACCACCCTTGACTTGTCAGCTGGACAGAGGTGCACATCGGACCCGCACACACTCAGACCAACACAGTGAAGGACATATGTGAGCGGGTTGCGTCTCTGTTGAGTCTCCATCCAGGATTCGGGGATTTTGCTCAGGTCATGGCATTTGTTTGGTAACTAAATGAACAATGCACTCTGCTGGCGACAACTAATTCACAAACATGAGTCACCAAGCGGGTGGTTGCCAACACTCAGTGGTCCACTGTGGTCTTCTCAGGAGGGACAAAGTCCGGTAAGCTGCTCGGTTCTCACCCGCAGAGCGATAAGCGTCTCTCGGTCACCTTCTGAAATGATGTCTTTTGGCGACGTGCGTGGCGCGCCAGAGTGCGTGTGAGTGACTGACCGATAATCtttctgagagagaaagagaggctgGATAAAAACAGCAGCCAGGCTTTCAGGCAGCGACAGCCAGACACCCAGGGCAGCCATCTCGCCCATCTCACCGCTTCTCAGACCCATGCAGGATGCCCGGAGAGCGCCGGGGAGTCCTGGTCCAGCTCAGCCCGAGTTCATGACGCTCTGGGCGGCCTCGTCATGCGTCTCTTGCCCGAGCCCAGCGCCCAGTCCCTCCggctcctctttctctttatcttcGTGATGGGGGTGGCCCCTTCACCGGCTCTCACAGCCGGCTGCCCCGATAGATGCGTGTGCGACGACCAGCTTGTGGTCCAGTGCGCCGGGCAGGATCTCACCCTGTTCCCCAATGACCTGCCCCTGGCCACCCGGCAGCTCATCATCTCCAACAACCGCATCGGGGATCTTCCGGCGCTGCAGCTCAACTACCTGTCCGATCTGGTGTATCTGGACTGCAGCAACAACTCTCTCACCGAGATCTCCGAGTCCACCTTCGGGAACTTGCGGAAACTGGCCTATCTGGACTTGTCGTTCAACACCCTGCTGCAGATCGAGGACCGGACTTTCGGGCCTCTGGCGTCACTGGTGATGCTGCGGCTGACGGATAACCCGAGTCTGGGGGAGATCCACCCGGATGCCTTCTCGGAAAACATTGCCCTGCAGGTGCTGGATGTGAGCCGAAACAACCTGACGGTCCTCAACATCAGCAGCCTCATCGCCCTGCCTGCTCTCCGGTCTCTGGGGCTCAGCGGAAACCCCTGGAGGTGCGACTGTGACACGGAGGACCTCTGCCTCTGGGTGCAGATAGAGGGCTTCAAATTCCAAGGTGAGGATGGATGGAGTCTGATAGATGATCAAAACAAACAGGACCATTTGGGGGCGTGGGAGATCTAATGGGATgaattttcttttcatgatcaTTAAGGACTTGGCCTTAAAAGAAGCTTAtgtctgtaaaacaaaaacactgctttCTTTGCCAAAATCTGGCCTGCCTGTTCAGATAGCAGCTCACAGACATCTTGCAGGTGGTTTTCTGGTTTTTTGTGCGGCTCTGGAGGCAGGATCCTCTTGCAAACCAGTTTCCtggcaaataaacaaaaagttgATCTGCTGAAACAATTCGCTAAAGACGCTCCAAGGtcttatcatttattattgtcACATCAGCTCAGTTAGATAATTTGATTGCAGCCAGCTTGTTCCATTTATTCCCTGATGGTGGGCCACTTATTACACTGTTGCTATCCCTTTATTTCTCACGCACATATTTATCTTCCACACaaacagacgcacacacactgccatGTGCTCTCCCACAGATGAGACTCTCTTTCCCAGGCAcgcacacgaacacacacacacacacacacacacacacacacacacacacacacacacacacacacacacacacacacacacacacacacacacacacacactcagaatgAAGAGCTAATGGTTTGACCTCAGAGTCAGTGCAATCTGAAGATTTCGTTCCCCTGTTTCTCTCTGCAATAAGATCTCCTTAAACTGCCCTTCACGTCTCAATTATGTGTCAAGTTTACTCCAACAAAACAGCAGTCTTGTGTTACATTTTCTTGAAACGCAAACAGCCTTATCCGAAGTGCATTCTTTAAGGCATCAGGGAATGAATTAACATCAGCAAGAGTGGGCCTCGTGACCTTCTCGATGAAGACAAGTGATCTTTGCTTATAAATGTTAATGGAGCTTAGTTCTAAGGTGAGCTGGGTTAGGTGTTGTAACAATGTGGGTCTTGCTTATAATAGCCGTCTTAACAGTCAGTGTGCATCTCAACCCATTGATCTTACTGCATTGTCTGCCTGGGTCCTGAAGGAGCGATAATGCTTGTGcccttttgtacttttttttttttcaggcaacCCCCTCctgccattcacacacacacacacacacacacacacacacacacacacacacacacacacacacacacacacacacacacacacacacacacacacacttgtgcaaacacataaatactGAGCGCACCTGGGTGTGCTGGCGCTCCCACTGCCGTATGCTTTGGCCCCTTCAGTCCAGATGGTTAATGATGGTGCTCAAAAAAGCTGGACTCCCATGCTCCCATTAAGGacagagtgtatgtgtgtaccgtgtgtgtgtgtgtgtctttgtgtgactCACTTCACTTAAGTGTATGTGAGTCGAAGTGGCACCTATAGGTTAGGGTAGACCCTAAAGCCAGGGCCTGTGGGAGACAGGAATGAGATTAAGGGACAAGGAGCTTGAG
The Scomber scombrus chromosome 8, fScoSco1.1, whole genome shotgun sequence DNA segment above includes these coding regions:
- the LOC133985180 gene encoding leucine-rich repeat-containing protein 52-like, coding for MRLLPEPSAQSLRLLFLFIFVMGVAPSPALTAGCPDRCVCDDQLVVQCAGQDLTLFPNDLPLATRQLIISNNRIGDLPALQLNYLSDLVYLDCSNNSLTEISESTFGNLRKLAYLDLSFNTLLQIEDRTFGPLASLVMLRLTDNPSLGEIHPDAFSENIALQVLDVSRNNLTVLNISSLIALPALRSLGLSGNPWRCDCDTEDLCLWVQIEGFKFQDEGQTVCHSPPELAGQRLAEVGMQLRADCHQGLGYWDYLFFIAIGFVIFSAGTVSAWVMGVLMVLYERYSKRKSEELDSDYEDDRGGMGGGGGGGNQGNGDLSKPGMQV